Proteins co-encoded in one Linepithema humile isolate Giens D197 unplaced genomic scaffold, Lhum_UNIL_v1.0 unplaced_3, whole genome shotgun sequence genomic window:
- the LOC105672774 gene encoding DEAD-box helicase Dbp80 isoform X1, with amino-acid sequence MASTKVDWGQYADEQDKLASKVTNLNLDKSNSTSIPAPVKDGDSKSEDDTSEEQISPAEQSLLQKIIRKGLVETTKAIDIQRNNPNSPLHSVKTFDALHLKPELLKGVYAMGFNAPSRIQETALPTLLADPPQNMIAQSQSGTGKTAAFVLAMLSRVDPTENYPQVLCLSPTYELAIQTGEVAAKMSRFCSQIKIKYAVRGEEITRGSKITEHIIIGTPGKVLDWGQKFKFFDLNKISVFVLDEADVMIATQGHQDQCIRIHKLLPRTCQMMFFSATYEREVMEFAEIIVSNPLVIRLLREEESLDNIKQYYIQCKNSEEKYAAITNIYGVITIGQAIIFCHTKKTASWLAEKMTKDGHAVAILSGDLTVEQRISVLDRFRAGLEKVLITTNVLARGIDVEQVTIVVNFDLPMDQKRQADCETYLHRIGRTGRFGKAGIAINLIDSPHALQLCKDIEKHFGKEIRYLDAEDADEIEKIGA; translated from the exons ATGGCTTCAACTAAGGTTGACTGGGGACAATATGCCGACGAACAGGACAAATTGGCGTCAAAG GTAACAAATCTGAATTTGGACAAATCAAATTCGACATCCATTCCTGCTCCTGTGAAAGATGGAGATTCAAAGAGCGAGGATGATACTTCTGAAGAACAGATTTCACCAGCAGAACAATCGCttctacaaaaaattataagaaaggGATTAGTGGAAACAACAAAAGCTATAGACATTCAAAGAAATAACCCTAATTCTCCATTACACAGTGTCAAAACATTTGATGCACTTCatct TAAGCCTGAATTACTCAAAGGTGTCTATGCTATGGGATTTAATGCTCCTTCAAGAATTCAAGAAACCGCTTTACCCACCTTACTTGCTGATCC accACAGAATATGATAGCGCAATCTCAATCTGGTACTGGCAAAACAGCTGCGTTTGTACTTGCCATGTTGAGTCGAGTAGATCCTACTGAAAATTATCCACAAGTTCTTTGTCTATCGCCAACTTATGAACTTGCAATCCAAACTGGCGAAGTAGCAGCAAAAATGTCACGCTTCTgttctcaaataaaaataaaatatgccgTCAGGGGAGAAGAAA taACCCGTGGATCAAAAATCACTGAGCACATCATTATAGGAACTCCAGGCAAAGTGCTGGATTGGGGACAAAAGTTTAAGTTCTTCGATCTGAACAAAATATCGGTATTTGTGTTGGATGAGGCTGACGTTATGATTGCTACGCAGGGTCATCAAGATCAGTGTATTCGTATTCACAA attacTTCCACGTACGTGTCAAATGATGTTCTTCTCTGCGACGTACGAACGAGAAGTAATGGAGTTTGCAGAGATTATAGTCAGCAATCCGTTAGTAATACGGCTGttaagagaagaagagagtTTAGACAATATCAAACAGTACTACATCCAATGCAAAAATTCAGAAGAAAAGTATGCTGCCATCACCAACATCTATGGTGTAATCACTATTGGGCaagcaattattttctgtcat acgaAAAAAACCGCCAGCTGGTTAGctgaaaaaatgacaaaagatGGACATGCAGTGGCAATATTGTCTGGTGATTTAACAGTGGAACAAAGGATTTCCGTGCTAGATAGATTTAGAGCAGGACTTGAGAAAGTCCTTATCACTACGAATGTCTTAGCTAGAG GCATCGATGTCGAGCAAGTGACAATAGTGGTAAACTTCGATTTGCCGATGGATCAAAAACGGCAAGCCGACTGTGAAACGTATTTGCATAGGATCGGGCGAACAGGACGATTTGGCAAAGCAGGGATCgctattaatttaatcgaCTCGCCACATGCACTGCAATTGTGTAAAGACATAGAGAAACATTTTGGTAAAGAAATTCGTTATCTTGATGCGGAGGATGCGGacgaaattgagaaaatcgGAGCTtag
- the Sas10 gene encoding something about silencing protein 10 — MVYKKRAKKPLDDEENNDIDDIKDIDMNAVTDSEEEYTETEKKLLEKVRKQCIIENYDSDDEVYGLQDDSEEEEQEDDQQDSMEFDIEGLKEEDYDMPNDRAWGNRAKTFYSSDFKYTDYASAPQKDLINADMEEDEGKKLHMRSMEEHLAFEGSNLIGIVQTMEDCKEDQEDNEQVSDEKSFMFIVDVFKDCMTEINDILAPFLKLVENGTCPDCDAATFVRTKYHILLNYCINVSFCLILKVKGLPVKSHPVVKRLAQYRQLLDQLQSKQGNLLEQVTEILKAVKEDKPLYSISNGSQIQTHKKILGLGNINKKLKRLKETEKQDKQEQLSSDTTDEEASMDEADLYNDETADSKDDILDTTNEEKGKRAITYQIAKNRGLTPYRKKELRNPRVKHRNKYRKAKIRRKGAVREVRKELTRYEGEISGIKAGVKKGIKLK, encoded by the exons ATGGTTTACAAAAAGAG aGCAAAGAAGCCGCTCGATGATGAGGAGAACAATGATATAGATGATATCAAAGACATCGATATGAATGCTGTAACAGACTCAGAAGAAGAATATACAGAAACTGAGAAAAAACTGCTAGAGAAAGTACGAAAACAATGCATTATCGAAAATTATGATAGCGATGACGAAGTTTACGGATTACAAGATGATAGCGAGGAGGAAGAGCAAGAAGACGATCAACAAGATTCAATGGAATTTGATATTGAGGGATTGAAAGAGGAAGATTATGATATGCCGAATGATAGAGCTTGGGGCAACAGggcaaaaactttttattcatCGGATTTCAAATATACTGATTATGCATCTGCGCCACAAAAGGATTTAATCAATGCGGACATGGAAGAGGATGAAGGAAAAAAACTCCATATGAGATCGATGGAAGAGCATTTAGCATTCGAGGGttcaaatttaattggaaTTGTACAAACTATGGAAGATTGCAAAGAAGATCAAGAGGACAATGAGCAAGTATCCGATGAAAAATCTTTCATGTTTATAGTCGATGTTTTTAAAG attgTATGACAGAGATAAATGATATTCTAGCTCCTTTTCTTAAATTGGTTGAAAATGGAACATGTCCTGATTGTGACGCAGCAACTTTTGTCAGAACTAAATATCACATTCTATTGAATTACTGtatcaatgtttctttttgCTTGATATTGAAAGTCAAAGGATTGCCAGTAAAATCACATCCAGTCGTAAAGCGTTTAGCACAGTACCGTCAATTACTCGATCAATTGCAATCAAAGCAAGGAAATTTGTTGGAGCAAGTAACAGAGATACTGAAAGCAGTTAAGGAGGACAAACCTCTTTATAGCATATCGAATGGTTCTCAGATACAAACTCATAAGAAGATTCTAGGACTtggcaatataaataaaaaattaaaacgtctGAAAGAGACAGAAAAACAAGACAAGCAAGAACAATTATCATCCGATACTACAGATGAAGAAGCAAGTATGGATGAAGCAGATCTATATAATGATGAAACTGCAGATAGTAAAGATGATATCCTAGATACTACGAATgaagagaaaggaaagagagcGATAACATATCAAATAGCAAAGAACAGAGGTCTTACCCCTTATCGTAAAAAAGAACTACGCAATCCTCGTGTAAAGCATAGAAATAAGTATCGTAAAGCCAAGATTCGCAGGAAGGGCGCG gTAAGAGAAGTGAGAAAGGAGTTGACACGATACGAAGGAGAAATTTCAGGTATCAAGGCGGGTGTTAAGAAAGgcattaaattgaaataa
- the LOC105672776 gene encoding 10 kDa heat shock protein, mitochondrial yields the protein MAAANVVKRLIPLFDRVLVQRAEAITKTKGGIVLPEKAQAKVLQGTVVATGPGARNDKGEHVPLSIKIGDVVLLPEYGGTKVELDDKKEYHLFRESDILAKVEVKN from the exons ATG gcTGCTGCTAACGTTGTAAAGAGACTCATTCCACTTTTCGACAGAGTCCTTGTACAAAGAGCCGAAGCTATAACCAAAACGAAAGGTGGTATTGTATTGCCAGAAAAAGCACAAGCAAAAGTTTTGCAAGGCACAGTTGTAGCAACAGGACCTGGAGCAAGAAATGAT AAAGGAGAACATGTGCCTTTGAGTATCAAGATCGGAGACGTTGTATTACTCCCGGAATATGGTGGCACAAAAGTTGAACTTGATGATAAGAAAGAATATCATCTGTTTCGCGAATCGGATATATTAGCCAAAGtagaagttaaaaattaa
- the Rpp20 gene encoding ribonuclease P protein subunit p20 has protein sequence MAEADDSLKLNKFNFETLKSVRCKNGKTISLSTKHVLRKKQLLELRKNGRDIYVNNKTSFKGQLYKCEKVFDKGESELIIHGLGAAVYKASQLALQLKEIHYGTLDLDIKTCTVTLADKLETLSDETDDEIINRQSSAIHIRVFRKVPLAVLRSKERQTDNNSVK, from the exons ATGGCTGAGGCGGATGATAGTTTGAAGTTAAACAAATTCAACTTTGAAACACTGAAAAGCGTGCGTTGCAAAAACGGCAAAACGATATCGTTGAGCACTAAGCATGTTCTGCGAAAGAAACAACTCTTGGAATTGAGGAAAAACGGCAgagatatttatgttaataataaaacttcttTCAAG ggACAATTGTACAAATGTGAAAAAGTGTTTGATAAAGGCGAATCAGAGTTGATCATTCATGGTCTTGGGGCTGCTGTCTATAAAGCAAGCCAACTAGCTCTGCAGTTGAAAGAGATTCATTATGGAACTTTAGACCTTGATATTAAAACTTGTACTGTGACTTTAGCAG ataaattggAGACGCTGAGTGATGAGACGGATGATGAAATAATCAACAGGCAAAGCTCTGCCATACACATACGTGTCTTCAGAAAAGTGCCATTGGCTGTGTTGAGATCTAAAGAGAGACAAACTGATAACAATTCTGTGAAGTAA
- the LOC105672773 gene encoding heat shock protein 60A, translating to MYRLPALLRGTALRQLQTRTYAKDVRFGSDVRALMLQGVDILADAVAVTMGPKGRNVILEQSWGSPKITKDGVTVAKGIELKDKFQNIGAKLVQDVANNTNEEAGDGTTTATVLARAIAKEGFEKISKGANPVEIRRGVMLAVDRVTDELKTLSKPVTTPEEIAQVATISANGDKAIGNLISDAMKKVGKEGVITVKDGKTLTDELEVIEGMKLDRGYISPYFINSSKGAKVEFQDALLLFSEKKISSVQSIIPALELANAQRKPLVIIAEDVDGEALSTLVVNRLKIGLQVAAVKAPGFGDNRKATLQDMAISTGGIVFGDDANLVKLEDVQASDLGQVGEVIITKDDTLILKGKGKKIDIDRRADQIRDQIENTTSDYEKEKLQERLARLASGVAVLRVGGSSEVEVNEKKDRVHDALNATRAAVEEGIVPGGGTALLRCIPVLRQLKATNGDQETGIKIVANALRMPCLQIAQNAGVDASLVVAKVSESKLGYDALNDEYVDMIEKGIIDPTKVVRTALTDAAGVASLLTTAEAVVTELPKEEPQSPMGGMGGMGGMGGMGGMGM from the exons atgtaCAGACTACCAGCCTTGTTGAGAGGAACTGCTCTACGCCAGTTACAGACGCGTACTTATGCCAAAGATGTTCGTTTTGGATCGGATGTTCGTGCCTTGATGTTACAGGGTGTAGACATCTTGGCAGATGCCGTGGCTGTGACAATGGGCCCTAAAGGACGTAACGTTATTCTGGAACAAAGCTGGGGCAGTCCAAAGATTACAAAGGACGGTGTAACTGTGGCAAAAGGCATTGAGCTAAAGGataagtttcaaaatattgGAGCCAAATTAGTACAAGATGTAGCAAATAATACAAATGAGGAAGCTGGTGATGGTACAACAACAGCAACTGTATTAGCTAGAGCAATAGCCAAAGAAGGATTTGAGAAAATTAGTAAAGGTGCAAATCCTGTAGAAATTAGACGag GTGTAATGCTAGCAGTAGATAGAGTCACCGATGAGCTTAAAACTTTAAGCAAGCCTGTTACAACACCGGAAGAAATTGCTCAAGTAGCAACAATATCCGCTAACGGTGACAAAGCCATTGGCAACTTGATTTCCGACGCCATGAAAAAAGTCGGAAAAGAAGGTGTGATCACTGTGAAAGATGGCAAAACACTGACTGACGAACTAGAAGTCATTGAGGGAATGAAATTGGACAGAGGCTACATCTCTCCATACTTCATCAATTCCAGCAAAGGAGCCAAGGTCGAATTCCAAGATGCTCTCCTTCTTTTTAGCGAGAAAAAGATTTCCTCTGTACAAAGCATTATTCCTGCCTTGGAATTGGCCAATGCACAACGCAAACCTCTCGTTATAATCGCCGAAGATGTGGATGGTGAAGCTTTATCGACGCTTGTTGTCAATCGTCTGAAGATTGGATTGCAAGTGGCTGCAGTTAAAGCTCCCGGCTTTGGTGACAATAGGAAAGCCACTCTTCAAGACATGGCGATATCCACTGGCGGCATTGTGTTTGGCGATGATGCCAATCTCGTCAAATTGGAAGACGTTCag gcAAGTGACTTGGGTCAGGTGGGAGAAGTCATTATCACGAAAGATGACACTCTGATTTTAAAAGGCAAAGGAAAAAAGATAGATATCGACAGAAGAGCCGATCAGATTAGGGATCAAATCGAAAACACTACGTCTGACTATGAGAAAGAAAAGCTGCAAGAGCGTCTGGCGAGATTAGCGTCCGGAGTCGCTGTTCTGAGAGTTGGTGGCAGCAGCGAAGTGGAAGTCAATGAAAAGAAGGACCGTGTGCACGACGCACTCAATGCCACTCGTGCTGCCGTCGAAGAAGGAATCGTTCCTGGAG GTGGGACTGCTCTGTTGAGGTGCATACCAGTGTTGCGACAGCTCAAAGCAACGAATGGCGATCAGGAAACCGGAATCAAGATTGTGGCAAACGCTTTACGTATGCCGTGTCTGCAGATTGCACAGAATGCCGGTGTCGACGCTAGTCTGGTGGTGGCTAAAGTGAGCGAGAGCAAGCTCGGTTATGATGCTTTGAACGATGAATATGTTGATATGATTGAGAAGGGCATCATCGACCCCACGAAGGTCGTACGTACGGCGCTCACCGATGCGGCGGGCGTCGCATCGTTGTTGACGACGGCGGAAGCGGTCGTCACAGAGTTGCCTAAGGAAGAACCCCAATCGCCAATGGGTGGTATGGGCGGTATGGGAGGAATGGGTGGCATGGGCGGCATGGgcatgtaa
- the LOC105672780 gene encoding transmembrane protein 203: MIFSLNELVHWLGLTIFEIWINLIALTFFTVLLALKLDENYFLDASGWWEVFSPLFIADGLNTYFCAIILIRMHMEGMIKSGILRAIWSLMSLLLVFVFKYLLCKKLSGQSTLEYSEVLSPVFILLQLIAVRACQLH; the protein is encoded by the coding sequence aTGATCTTTTCTTTGAACGAATTAGTTCATTGGTTAGGTTTGACAATCTTTGAAATATGGATCAATTTAATCGCCTTAACATTCTTTACTGTGTTGCTAGCTTTAAAAttagatgaaaattattttttggatGCATCAGGATGGTGGGAAGTGTTTTCACCGCTTTTCATAGCTGATGGTTTAAACACATATTTTTGtgctattatattaataaggaTGCATATGGAAGGAATGATTAAATCAGGTATCTTACGAGCAATATGGAGTTTAATGTCATTACTCTTGGTTTTTGTCTTTAAATATCTCTTATGCAAAAAACTTTCTGGACAAAGCACATTGGAATACTCGGAAGTTTTGAGCCCTGTATTCATTCTGCTACAATTGATCGCAGTAAGAGCCTGTCAGCTACATTAA
- the LOC105672774 gene encoding DEAD-box helicase Dbp80 isoform X2 has translation MAYVTNLNLDKSNSTSIPAPVKDGDSKSEDDTSEEQISPAEQSLLQKIIRKGLVETTKAIDIQRNNPNSPLHSVKTFDALHLKPELLKGVYAMGFNAPSRIQETALPTLLADPPQNMIAQSQSGTGKTAAFVLAMLSRVDPTENYPQVLCLSPTYELAIQTGEVAAKMSRFCSQIKIKYAVRGEEITRGSKITEHIIIGTPGKVLDWGQKFKFFDLNKISVFVLDEADVMIATQGHQDQCIRIHKLLPRTCQMMFFSATYEREVMEFAEIIVSNPLVIRLLREEESLDNIKQYYIQCKNSEEKYAAITNIYGVITIGQAIIFCHTKKTASWLAEKMTKDGHAVAILSGDLTVEQRISVLDRFRAGLEKVLITTNVLARGIDVEQVTIVVNFDLPMDQKRQADCETYLHRIGRTGRFGKAGIAINLIDSPHALQLCKDIEKHFGKEIRYLDAEDADEIEKIGA, from the exons ATGGCATAT GTAACAAATCTGAATTTGGACAAATCAAATTCGACATCCATTCCTGCTCCTGTGAAAGATGGAGATTCAAAGAGCGAGGATGATACTTCTGAAGAACAGATTTCACCAGCAGAACAATCGCttctacaaaaaattataagaaaggGATTAGTGGAAACAACAAAAGCTATAGACATTCAAAGAAATAACCCTAATTCTCCATTACACAGTGTCAAAACATTTGATGCACTTCatct TAAGCCTGAATTACTCAAAGGTGTCTATGCTATGGGATTTAATGCTCCTTCAAGAATTCAAGAAACCGCTTTACCCACCTTACTTGCTGATCC accACAGAATATGATAGCGCAATCTCAATCTGGTACTGGCAAAACAGCTGCGTTTGTACTTGCCATGTTGAGTCGAGTAGATCCTACTGAAAATTATCCACAAGTTCTTTGTCTATCGCCAACTTATGAACTTGCAATCCAAACTGGCGAAGTAGCAGCAAAAATGTCACGCTTCTgttctcaaataaaaataaaatatgccgTCAGGGGAGAAGAAA taACCCGTGGATCAAAAATCACTGAGCACATCATTATAGGAACTCCAGGCAAAGTGCTGGATTGGGGACAAAAGTTTAAGTTCTTCGATCTGAACAAAATATCGGTATTTGTGTTGGATGAGGCTGACGTTATGATTGCTACGCAGGGTCATCAAGATCAGTGTATTCGTATTCACAA attacTTCCACGTACGTGTCAAATGATGTTCTTCTCTGCGACGTACGAACGAGAAGTAATGGAGTTTGCAGAGATTATAGTCAGCAATCCGTTAGTAATACGGCTGttaagagaagaagagagtTTAGACAATATCAAACAGTACTACATCCAATGCAAAAATTCAGAAGAAAAGTATGCTGCCATCACCAACATCTATGGTGTAATCACTATTGGGCaagcaattattttctgtcat acgaAAAAAACCGCCAGCTGGTTAGctgaaaaaatgacaaaagatGGACATGCAGTGGCAATATTGTCTGGTGATTTAACAGTGGAACAAAGGATTTCCGTGCTAGATAGATTTAGAGCAGGACTTGAGAAAGTCCTTATCACTACGAATGTCTTAGCTAGAG GCATCGATGTCGAGCAAGTGACAATAGTGGTAAACTTCGATTTGCCGATGGATCAAAAACGGCAAGCCGACTGTGAAACGTATTTGCATAGGATCGGGCGAACAGGACGATTTGGCAAAGCAGGGATCgctattaatttaatcgaCTCGCCACATGCACTGCAATTGTGTAAAGACATAGAGAAACATTTTGGTAAAGAAATTCGTTATCTTGATGCGGAGGATGCGGacgaaattgagaaaatcgGAGCTtag